In Candidatus Melainabacteria bacterium, a single window of DNA contains:
- a CDS encoding CHAT domain-containing protein, whose protein sequence is MRLILKEILFVSKLNQRVAATMFSAAVLSSTICGATMPVLAEGAAPSTTIREIPVFPEVQKTQESMEKVAKLMDEGEKFFAAKNLEKALIKWQEAYGLSIEMRYSEGEGQALTNMARFFLERGQFVKAKYMGENAVEVLGGISDKQLLGRAKVQLARAYFGLDNATGAGEQLDEALKIFTGSNVTNPSDAAEILSVSANLLSRLNKQKEALKFYEQAATFYVQANDTVNAISTRIQIAGILNQLGLFVAANEEAQKAVSQARVSNNTLAMISALTTLANTQYVLAEYANARKTFEQLIGMMQQVDPKKLPASNRGVIDVGYGCCLAATGDLDQARVVLERAIPAVRKSGALATQATAYNTLGIIDEMQGAHARAQQNIQQALDLQNVTAANTPRFKAVLLQNIAAVETRSGDNRNARIHLEQALAIQKKNKDVLLEGRTLSSLAEIQLKLADAAAAEALVKQAIAISEKIKDDAALWRDYTLLARIQFSQEQVAQGKSSLTSALSYFRSPQAGVFPSVEQLSFPSTREDLGQKLVAMCAKEGMSEQALLAAEQLKEEAFSNEWHRRGGLVRPNDRDVYTDLVTLRAHLHAAEASSTPDQLIGEWQNYLGRFRTLVSENKNLARMIAPVPITVMDVMKAVQSRHATIVEYLCGSESTVVFTMDPSGRISSTVLPVGSKRLQSQITALLAPTEGDPAASDQRERGILQALYSELLPASVRNFIPKNPDQMVVIIPDGCLFNLPFAALVDGQGKFLVENHLLTMASSMGVLLDNRPRYADDLSVVITSNNSSGEENQITQNLQPELVTRLTGAAADLNSISEQSRGKAVVHITNSTPLSTNPMRSVFPIASGKGEGNRKVTADRVFEQTIPSDLVLMSATSVNAKDVQGNAIKVFSRGFNYAGARNVMMSLWVEPESVRTHELIEFYKGKQEGLNQAQSLRKAQLLALSKDPSPKSWAAFQLLGPGF, encoded by the coding sequence ATGAGGCTCATTTTGAAAGAAATTCTTTTCGTATCAAAGCTCAATCAGCGCGTTGCCGCCACCATGTTCTCAGCGGCAGTTTTGAGTAGCACTATATGTGGTGCAACGATGCCAGTGCTAGCTGAAGGCGCAGCGCCTTCTACAACTATCCGCGAGATTCCTGTGTTTCCTGAAGTGCAGAAAACACAAGAATCGATGGAAAAAGTAGCAAAATTGATGGATGAGGGCGAAAAGTTTTTCGCCGCGAAGAATCTCGAGAAAGCTTTGATCAAGTGGCAAGAAGCCTATGGTCTCTCGATCGAGATGAGATATTCCGAGGGTGAAGGTCAAGCCCTGACCAACATGGCACGGTTCTTCCTTGAACGCGGGCAATTCGTTAAAGCAAAGTATATGGGCGAAAATGCCGTTGAGGTTCTTGGTGGAATCTCGGACAAGCAACTGCTCGGTCGCGCCAAAGTGCAACTTGCTCGAGCCTACTTCGGTCTGGATAACGCCACAGGCGCAGGCGAGCAACTTGACGAAGCTCTGAAAATTTTTACAGGCTCTAACGTTACAAACCCTTCTGATGCTGCAGAAATCTTGTCTGTTTCAGCCAATCTGCTCAGCCGCTTGAACAAACAGAAAGAAGCGCTTAAGTTCTACGAGCAGGCAGCTACATTCTATGTGCAAGCTAACGACACAGTCAACGCTATCTCGACTCGAATTCAGATCGCCGGAATTCTCAATCAACTAGGACTGTTCGTCGCAGCCAATGAGGAAGCTCAGAAAGCGGTTTCACAGGCGCGAGTTTCCAACAATACACTGGCGATGATCAGTGCTTTGACGACGCTGGCAAATACTCAATACGTTCTGGCTGAATATGCAAACGCTCGGAAGACTTTTGAGCAATTGATCGGCATGATGCAGCAAGTCGATCCCAAGAAATTGCCGGCCTCCAATCGTGGTGTAATCGACGTCGGTTATGGATGTTGTTTGGCTGCCACGGGCGACCTTGATCAGGCACGCGTTGTGCTCGAACGAGCCATCCCTGCGGTGCGGAAATCTGGTGCGCTAGCTACTCAGGCGACCGCTTACAACACGCTCGGCATCATTGACGAAATGCAAGGAGCACATGCCAGGGCTCAGCAGAACATCCAGCAAGCACTCGACTTGCAGAACGTTACAGCCGCCAATACGCCGCGTTTCAAAGCCGTTCTTCTGCAAAATATAGCCGCCGTTGAAACTCGTTCAGGTGACAATCGCAATGCTCGAATCCATCTTGAGCAAGCATTGGCAATTCAGAAGAAAAACAAGGATGTGCTTCTTGAGGGGCGCACACTCAGCTCGCTCGCAGAGATTCAGTTGAAGTTGGCGGATGCTGCTGCTGCTGAAGCGCTCGTTAAGCAGGCGATTGCAATATCAGAGAAGATAAAAGATGATGCCGCTCTGTGGCGAGATTACACTTTACTTGCTCGAATTCAATTTAGTCAGGAGCAGGTGGCGCAAGGAAAATCTTCTCTGACCAGCGCACTTTCATATTTCCGTTCGCCGCAAGCTGGAGTTTTCCCTTCTGTTGAACAGCTTTCTTTCCCGTCAACGAGAGAAGATTTGGGACAGAAGCTGGTTGCAATGTGTGCTAAGGAAGGAATGTCGGAGCAGGCATTGTTAGCCGCCGAACAGTTGAAAGAGGAAGCGTTCAGCAACGAATGGCACCGTCGGGGCGGTCTGGTTAGACCTAACGATCGAGACGTGTATACCGATCTGGTCACGCTGAGAGCCCATCTGCACGCTGCCGAAGCCAGTTCTACACCGGACCAGTTGATCGGTGAGTGGCAGAACTATCTCGGGCGTTTCCGCACTCTCGTGTCTGAGAACAAGAATCTTGCGCGCATGATTGCTCCAGTACCGATAACCGTTATGGACGTTATGAAAGCAGTACAGTCTCGCCATGCCACAATCGTTGAATATCTTTGCGGCAGCGAGTCGACAGTAGTGTTCACCATGGATCCGTCAGGGCGCATATCGTCCACCGTACTTCCGGTTGGTTCGAAGCGTTTGCAGAGCCAGATTACAGCTCTACTGGCCCCTACAGAGGGAGATCCCGCTGCTAGCGATCAACGTGAACGCGGCATACTCCAGGCTCTATATAGTGAATTGTTGCCGGCGTCTGTGCGCAATTTCATTCCGAAGAACCCCGATCAGATGGTCGTGATTATTCCGGACGGTTGCTTGTTCAACCTTCCATTTGCAGCTCTTGTAGATGGACAGGGTAAGTTCCTCGTTGAGAATCACCTTTTGACCATGGCATCGTCGATGGGCGTGTTGCTCGACAATCGTCCGAGATATGCAGATGATTTGAGCGTTGTGATAACTTCAAATAATTCCAGTGGCGAAGAAAACCAGATCACGCAGAATCTGCAACCAGAATTGGTGACTCGTTTGACTGGCGCCGCTGCCGACTTGAACTCGATTAGCGAACAATCTCGCGGCAAAGCTGTGGTGCACATCACCAACAGCACGCCTCTTTCGACTAACCCGATGCGTTCTGTTTTCCCGATTGCCTCCGGTAAAGGCGAAGGCAATCGCAAGGTGACTGCCGATCGAGTTTTCGAGCAGACCATCCCGAGCGATCTGGTTCTGATGAGTGCCACGTCCGTCAATGCGAAAGATGTGCAGGGAAATGCCATCAAAGTATTCAGTCGTGGATTCAACTACGCTGGTGCACGCAATGTGATGATGAGTCTGTGGGTGGAACCAGAGTCTGTGCGAACCCACGAGCTGATCGAATTCTACAAGGGCAAGCAGGAAGGTCTGAATCAAGCCCAGTCGTTGAGAAAGGCTCAGCTGCTTGCTTTGTCGAAAGATCCATCACCTAAATCTTGGGCTGCCTTCCAGCTTCTTGGACCGGGATTCTAA
- a CDS encoding glycerol-3-phosphate dehydrogenase/oxidase, which yields MFRPNQSASTSVKPRSQALEIVALREFDMVVIGGGIVGAGIAQNAASRGLSVLVIEKEDFASGTSSKTTKLIHGGLRYLEQFHFHLTRELCHERALLETLAPHMVRDFSFILPLTKRNALFGLKAQLGLTLYDLLAWSATNSHHHQRIDQRELLEAAPALSPNVVTGGLRFHDCITDDSRLVIEVLKSAVAEGAHVVNYLEVTGFQTENNLVTAVECHDRYSGQEIIVKCKSCVNAAGVWSDKLLKKLDDSWRPTVSPAKGVHIMVPPSAFETNTALFLPTQDHRYVFVVPWNRSLMIGTTDTGYEGDIDNPLPVQDEIDYLLDVVNRYSGSNRLNRSDVTASWAGLRPLVGGATTDPKQTGNLSREHLIFEGPGGIVGLIGGKLTNYRLMAVQVVDKVLAKIPLPTTKEASTGRMMIGGWTDKNDFLAQTASIASRARRLSIEPSTLDHLIASYGKDAALVVDIIEQQPSLNQRICPDFPNVMAEVPHCVTNEMAVSLEDLLFRRMRLAMLHQKQTMDAAPKVAQLMAETLGWDNTRINLELSALEKSLNEHITSFAAVT from the coding sequence ATGTTTAGACCAAACCAGTCAGCGAGTACCTCAGTGAAACCCCGAAGTCAAGCTCTAGAGATTGTAGCACTCAGAGAGTTCGACATGGTTGTCATCGGGGGCGGTATAGTCGGCGCGGGCATCGCACAGAACGCCGCCTCGCGAGGTTTATCGGTTCTGGTAATCGAAAAAGAAGATTTCGCATCAGGCACATCCAGCAAAACCACAAAACTCATTCATGGTGGACTGCGATACCTTGAACAGTTTCACTTCCATCTAACCAGAGAGCTCTGTCATGAGCGAGCCTTGCTGGAGACGCTGGCTCCGCATATGGTGAGAGATTTCAGTTTTATTTTGCCTCTTACGAAGCGAAACGCCCTGTTCGGGTTGAAAGCTCAACTCGGTTTAACTCTTTATGATTTGCTCGCCTGGTCTGCCACAAACAGCCACCATCATCAGAGAATCGATCAGAGAGAACTGCTGGAAGCCGCCCCAGCACTGTCTCCAAATGTCGTCACAGGCGGATTGCGATTCCACGATTGCATAACAGACGATTCGCGCCTGGTCATCGAAGTACTCAAGTCCGCCGTTGCAGAAGGCGCGCATGTCGTCAATTACCTTGAGGTTACCGGCTTCCAGACAGAGAACAATCTCGTCACAGCCGTTGAATGCCATGACCGTTACAGCGGGCAAGAGATTATCGTCAAATGCAAATCGTGCGTTAACGCCGCCGGCGTCTGGTCAGACAAGCTCCTGAAGAAACTGGACGACAGCTGGCGCCCGACAGTTAGCCCGGCAAAAGGGGTGCACATCATGGTGCCGCCCTCGGCGTTCGAAACCAATACGGCGCTTTTCTTACCGACTCAGGACCACAGATATGTGTTCGTCGTGCCCTGGAACAGGTCTTTGATGATCGGCACGACTGACACCGGATATGAAGGCGACATCGATAACCCATTGCCGGTGCAGGACGAAATCGATTATCTGTTAGATGTTGTTAATCGCTACAGCGGCTCAAACAGATTGAACAGAAGCGACGTGACAGCAAGTTGGGCTGGTCTGCGCCCGCTTGTCGGCGGTGCCACCACCGACCCGAAACAGACCGGAAATCTCTCGCGAGAGCATCTAATTTTCGAAGGACCAGGCGGCATAGTCGGCTTGATTGGTGGGAAATTGACGAACTATCGGTTGATGGCCGTTCAAGTCGTCGACAAAGTGCTGGCCAAAATTCCGCTGCCCACAACAAAAGAAGCGTCGACCGGTCGCATGATGATAGGCGGCTGGACCGACAAAAACGATTTCCTCGCACAGACAGCCAGCATCGCATCGCGGGCTCGTCGACTCTCAATCGAGCCTTCTACACTCGACCATCTGATCGCCAGCTACGGCAAAGATGCAGCCCTCGTTGTTGACATCATCGAACAGCAGCCATCTCTCAACCAGCGCATCTGTCCGGACTTTCCCAATGTCATGGCGGAGGTTCCGCACTGCGTCACAAACGAGATGGCAGTATCTCTTGAAGACTTGCTATTCAGAAGAATGCGCCTGGCTATGCTTCATCAGAAACAGACAATGGACGCGGCTCCAAAAGTGGCACAGCTCATGGCTGAGACACTCGGTTGGGATAACACACGCATCAATCTAGAGCTGAGCGCACTGGAAAAAAGTCTGAACGAACATATAACATCGTTCGCCGCAGTGACATGA
- a CDS encoding D-glycerate dehydrogenase: MDQLVKVFATGPLPKQVREKLARFSDLKSWEEPTEITQEHLIEQIKDRSAVVCLLGDKMSAEVMDAAPELKLIANVAVGFDNIDLAHAKKRGILVVNTPGVLDNATADLAFGLLLACARRIVEADQYVRNHEWTGWRTNLLLGSDLHGKTLGIVGMGRIGEAVGRRALGFGMKIIYTRKGNEEKDHRLTRELAARRVSLPELISNSDFISIHSPLNHETRHLIGKVELSRVKKNCILINTARGAVVDQKALIAALQDGKLAAAGLDVFEDEPNVPDELIALKNVVIVPHIGSATSETRAAMAQLAVEGLLSAFSERLPENTVNKEVWPLFVERLKVGSSR, encoded by the coding sequence TTGGATCAACTAGTCAAGGTATTTGCAACCGGACCACTTCCTAAACAAGTGCGCGAAAAACTGGCGCGCTTTTCTGATCTCAAGTCGTGGGAAGAGCCAACAGAAATAACTCAGGAACATCTGATTGAGCAGATCAAAGACCGCAGCGCAGTTGTTTGTTTGCTTGGCGATAAGATGTCGGCTGAAGTGATGGATGCCGCTCCTGAGCTGAAGTTGATCGCAAATGTCGCGGTCGGCTTCGACAACATTGACCTGGCGCACGCGAAAAAGCGAGGCATTCTCGTCGTAAACACGCCTGGTGTGCTCGATAATGCTACTGCCGACCTGGCTTTTGGATTGTTGCTGGCGTGCGCCAGGCGAATTGTAGAAGCGGACCAATACGTGCGAAACCACGAATGGACCGGCTGGAGAACAAACCTTCTTCTGGGCTCGGATCTGCACGGTAAGACACTGGGAATCGTCGGCATGGGACGCATCGGTGAAGCAGTAGGACGCCGCGCGCTCGGCTTCGGAATGAAAATTATCTATACACGCAAAGGCAATGAAGAGAAAGACCACCGTCTCACGCGCGAGCTTGCAGCTAGACGTGTTTCTTTGCCTGAGTTGATCAGCAATTCTGATTTCATCAGTATTCACAGCCCACTCAATCACGAAACAAGGCACTTGATCGGAAAAGTCGAGCTCTCTCGTGTCAAGAAAAACTGCATTTTAATCAACACCGCGCGCGGTGCTGTAGTGGATCAGAAAGCACTGATCGCAGCATTGCAAGATGGAAAACTTGCCGCAGCCGGTCTGGATGTGTTCGAAGACGAGCCAAATGTCCCTGACGAATTAATTGCCCTGAAAAATGTGGTGATAGTTCCGCACATCGGCAGTGCTACGAGCGAAACTCGAGCAGCCATGGCGCAATTGGCAGTGGAAGGACTGCTTTCGGCTTTCAGTGAAAGATTGCCTGAAAATACAGTCAACAAAGAAGTTTGGCCATTATTTGTAGAACGACTAAAAGTAGGATCTTCCAGATGA
- a CDS encoding DUF2029 domain-containing protein encodes MQLSIENQKRLWFAYFVALICWSFSSYYLISTWASEGTLFARSIDGQPHVLDYLLFYEDEYLALHAKSDHLNIYDPDLQAAGIAKLMSPVVPTTKFYSHYPPLLFVLSIPFGFVPMLWSYLAWNLVGIIALLLSTLPFAYRRFGKTFPFFFVAAAVLTSFPVWNCFELGQSSFFLLGGIALFFALLKREKHFLAGLSTFFLLIKVQYLPVLVLIGLIRGRVKFVLGGILAGLLAVGVCVFTLGWENCIAWPNIVLHGETSDINRGLIAPAMMQNVRGILNLMTGDDSAAVRMISAALCIITILLIGYLWTSPYKRLQGYTKYAFEVVSAISMMIMLLFNVHTHAHDYCVFVCAAVLLYVAVLDAPVTKGSQWLRYLLVSYPLVSWILFVAEPLIQNVLKLQPLAVHIAVVLALSVVVWFGQRGDRVEPGEIETGT; translated from the coding sequence ATGCAACTCAGCATCGAGAACCAAAAGCGGCTCTGGTTTGCGTATTTCGTAGCCCTGATTTGCTGGTCATTCAGTTCCTACTATCTGATCAGCACCTGGGCATCTGAAGGCACGCTCTTTGCCAGATCTATAGACGGGCAGCCGCACGTGCTCGACTATTTGCTGTTTTACGAAGACGAATATCTGGCCTTACACGCTAAAAGCGACCACCTGAACATATACGATCCCGATCTGCAAGCAGCCGGAATCGCCAAACTGATGTCGCCGGTGGTGCCGACGACAAAATTCTACTCGCACTATCCGCCACTGCTTTTTGTCCTTTCCATTCCATTCGGCTTCGTGCCGATGCTCTGGTCATACCTGGCTTGGAATCTCGTCGGAATCATTGCGCTTTTGTTGAGCACATTACCTTTCGCTTACCGGAGATTCGGCAAGACGTTTCCCTTCTTCTTTGTTGCAGCCGCAGTCTTGACGAGCTTTCCAGTATGGAATTGCTTTGAACTGGGTCAGAGCAGCTTCTTTCTTCTGGGCGGCATCGCCTTATTTTTCGCCCTGCTCAAGCGCGAAAAACACTTTCTGGCAGGATTATCAACGTTCTTCCTGCTCATCAAAGTTCAATATCTGCCCGTGCTGGTATTAATTGGATTGATTCGAGGGCGAGTCAAATTCGTCCTTGGGGGCATCCTCGCTGGTCTGCTTGCCGTTGGAGTGTGCGTCTTCACGCTCGGATGGGAAAACTGTATTGCCTGGCCGAACATCGTTTTGCACGGTGAAACGAGCGACATCAACCGCGGTCTGATCGCACCGGCTATGATGCAAAATGTGCGCGGCATACTGAACTTGATGACGGGCGACGATTCAGCAGCTGTGCGCATGATTTCTGCGGCACTGTGCATTATCACGATTCTTTTGATCGGATATCTGTGGACGTCTCCTTATAAACGACTTCAAGGCTATACGAAATATGCCTTTGAAGTCGTGTCGGCAATTTCCATGATGATCATGCTGCTCTTCAACGTACACACGCACGCCCACGATTACTGCGTCTTCGTTTGCGCGGCAGTGTTGTTGTACGTTGCCGTGCTGGATGCGCCCGTGACAAAAGGCAGCCAGTGGTTGCGATATTTACTGGTTAGCTACCCATTGGTGAGCTGGATACTTTTCGTGGCGGAACCGCTCATTCAAAATGTCCTTAAGCTGCAACCGCTGGCAGTGCATATAGCTGTGGTTCTGGCGCTGTCGGTTGTGGTTTGGTTTGGCCAGCGCGGTGATCGTGTCGAGCCTGGGGAAATAGAAACTGGTACTTGA
- a CDS encoding beta-glucosidase — protein MTSEKYGFPRGFVWGAATAAYQIEGAWNLDGKGPSIWDTFSHTPGKIFNDDNGDIACDHYHRFHEDFSLLKQIGIKAYRFSLSWPRIFPQGHGSVNWAGLDYYDRMVDSLLALGIEPFITLYHWDLPQALQDKGGWGNRDLIGYFSDYAAVAVKRLGDRVKYWTTFNEPWVVAVLGNLTGEMAPGFKDRKLTAQVAHHLLVAHGMTVQAIRSIEPDLQVGIVLNLSPVEAYTDDKYQKMAAERAWNATSAWFLDPLFRGCYPPGALRDLSADAPQVKPNDFALIAQKLDYLGVNYYTRTTIGPQGEMKKVPGSDYTEMGWEVAPEALGRMLVRMHNEYRLPPIYVTENGCALDDQVVDGHVHDTRRIKYVHDHLVELRKAMRLGVNVRGYFVWSLLDNFEWAHGYSKRFGLIHVDYETQKRILKDSAYWYSKVITHNEVHR, from the coding sequence ATGACGTCGGAAAAGTATGGTTTTCCCAGAGGGTTTGTGTGGGGCGCGGCCACAGCCGCATATCAAATCGAAGGCGCCTGGAATTTAGACGGTAAAGGACCGTCGATCTGGGATACCTTTTCGCACACGCCTGGAAAAATCTTCAATGACGACAACGGCGATATCGCTTGCGATCATTACCATCGATTCCATGAAGACTTTTCTCTTCTCAAACAAATCGGCATAAAAGCATATCGATTCTCGCTGTCCTGGCCCAGGATATTTCCCCAGGGGCACGGCTCTGTAAATTGGGCTGGATTGGATTACTATGACCGCATGGTTGATTCATTGCTGGCGCTGGGAATCGAGCCATTCATAACGCTTTATCACTGGGATCTGCCGCAGGCACTGCAAGACAAAGGCGGTTGGGGCAATCGTGATTTGATTGGATATTTTTCCGATTATGCCGCAGTTGCTGTGAAGCGATTGGGCGATCGGGTCAAATACTGGACCACATTCAATGAACCATGGGTGGTTGCAGTGCTGGGTAATCTGACGGGTGAAATGGCGCCTGGTTTTAAAGACAGAAAGTTGACTGCGCAGGTCGCTCACCACCTGTTGGTGGCTCATGGAATGACCGTTCAAGCGATTCGTTCGATTGAACCAGACTTGCAGGTTGGAATTGTCCTCAATTTATCCCCTGTAGAGGCTTACACGGACGATAAGTATCAGAAAATGGCTGCAGAGCGTGCCTGGAATGCAACCAGCGCCTGGTTCCTGGACCCACTCTTCAGGGGGTGTTATCCTCCTGGCGCCTTACGAGATCTGTCTGCCGATGCACCGCAGGTGAAGCCGAATGACTTTGCTTTGATTGCCCAAAAATTGGATTATCTGGGTGTTAATTATTACACGCGCACCACTATCGGTCCGCAAGGCGAAATGAAAAAGGTGCCTGGCTCCGATTACACCGAGATGGGCTGGGAAGTGGCTCCTGAAGCGCTTGGCCGCATGCTTGTGCGGATGCATAACGAATATCGTTTGCCCCCTATCTATGTAACTGAAAACGGCTGCGCATTAGACGATCAAGTTGTCGATGGTCACGTTCATGACACCAGGCGTATCAAGTACGTGCACGATCATCTGGTCGAATTGCGGAAAGCAATGCGACTTGGTGTAAACGTGCGTGGTTATTTTGTCTGGAGTCTGCTAGATAATTTTGAGTGGGCGCATGGCTATTCAAAACGATTCGGGCTGATTCACGTGGACTATGAAACCCAGAAACGCATCTTGAAAGACAGCGCATACTGGTATTCCAAAGTGATCACACACAACGAAGTACACCGCTAA
- the rsgA gene encoding ribosome small subunit-dependent GTPase A yields MASGTVLRSHAGGYLVYEPELDTVFQCAARGRLKKERVSIFTGDRVELDELDSEQNTAVITTMLERENLLSRPPLANVDQVIIVQAVHQPEWNPLLTDRYIVHFQLELSPALPVLCFNKCDLAEESELEALRSIYEPLGYFVIFVSAVTGRGIDDLARTLANKVSVFAGQSGVGKSTLLNCIEKDLQLKTGVMDHEFGVGRHTTTSSELYRLSFEHFPEIRASQTASWVGDTPGFNLLELKHPQPTEVVWQFPEILRLAQDCKFLNCLHLVENDCNVLNNIDEISLGRYNSYAAIVSDAQMEYSRRQVTSQKVEATVKKVGGRGGKEIHVPRLSTKYRAVSRRRERQGQYEEIDTDDDSIDDSLDATEDDTFQDGIVGQENLD; encoded by the coding sequence ATGGCGTCCGGAACTGTATTACGAAGTCATGCTGGCGGCTATCTGGTTTACGAACCTGAGCTGGACACTGTTTTTCAATGTGCTGCTCGCGGCAGGTTGAAGAAAGAGCGAGTCTCCATCTTTACCGGCGACCGCGTTGAGCTGGACGAGTTGGACTCAGAGCAGAACACAGCAGTCATTACCACGATGCTGGAGCGCGAGAACTTACTGTCTCGACCGCCTTTAGCGAACGTGGACCAGGTCATCATTGTACAGGCCGTCCATCAGCCGGAATGGAACCCCCTGCTCACCGACCGTTACATAGTGCATTTCCAGCTGGAGCTGTCTCCTGCGCTGCCTGTGCTCTGCTTCAACAAGTGCGATCTGGCGGAGGAAAGTGAACTTGAGGCTTTACGAAGTATTTATGAACCACTTGGATACTTCGTCATATTTGTGTCGGCTGTGACCGGTCGGGGTATCGATGATCTGGCTCGAACTCTCGCCAATAAAGTGTCTGTATTCGCCGGCCAGTCAGGCGTTGGCAAGTCGACTCTTTTGAATTGCATCGAGAAAGATCTGCAACTTAAGACCGGTGTCATGGATCATGAGTTCGGGGTTGGTCGTCATACGACAACATCGAGCGAGTTGTATCGGTTAAGTTTTGAACACTTTCCAGAGATTCGCGCCTCCCAAACTGCAAGCTGGGTCGGTGATACGCCGGGGTTCAACCTTCTCGAACTGAAGCACCCGCAGCCCACGGAGGTTGTGTGGCAATTTCCTGAGATTTTGCGCCTGGCACAAGACTGCAAGTTTTTGAACTGTTTGCACCTGGTCGAAAACGATTGCAACGTTTTGAATAACATCGACGAAATTTCGCTCGGACGTTACAACAGTTATGCTGCCATCGTCAGTGATGCTCAAATGGAATACAGCCGACGTCAAGTCACATCGCAAAAAGTCGAAGCTACGGTGAAGAAGGTCGGTGGGCGCGGCGGCAAAGAAATTCATGTGCCCAGACTGAGCACCAAATATCGTGCTGTTTCTCGTCGCCGGGAAAGACAGGGACAGTATGAAGAAATCGACACGGACGATGACAGCATCGACGATAGTCTTGATGCCACCGAAGATGACACCTTTCAGGATGGCATCGTCGGTCAGGAAAACTTGGATTAA